GCCATCACACTCCAAGAACGCGCCATCACACTCCAAGAACGCGCCATCACACTCCAAGAACGCGCCATCACACTCCAAGAACGCGCCATCACACTCCAAGAACGCGCCATCACACTCTAAGAACGCGTCATCACACTCTAAGAACGCGTCATCACACTCTAAGAACGCGTCATCACACTCCAAGAACGCGCCATCACACTCCAAGAACGCGCCATCACACTCCAAGAACGCGCCATCACACTCCAAGAACGCGCCATCACACTCCAAGAACGCGCCATCACACTCCAAGAACGCGCCATCACACTCCAAGAACGCGCCATCACACTCCTAGAACGCGCCATCACACTCCTAGAATGCGCCATCACACTCCAAGAATGCGCCATCACACTCTAAGAACACGCCATCACACTCTAAGAATGTGCCATCATACTCTAAGAATGTGCCATCATACTTTAAGAATGTGCCATCATACTCTAAAAATGTGTTATCATACTCTAGCGATATCCGATAAAAGATTGATCATCCGTCAGGTATTCAGAATGTCTTCTTCACATCTTCACTCACATTAAAATCACTCCGTCTACCGAACAGTCAAGGCAGTTTCTTTAACAAGAGTTTCTCTTTgtcagggagaatattctgtaCTTTACAAGTCATATAGTTTACAAGTCATATTACTAGTTGATCCATTGATTATTACTGGTACATGTTTAGCCTTTTCAGATAATTAGTGTTTCTTGGTATTGGAGATGATTCTCAAGCTTTATTTGACCTACTGAGGTACTGTTGGTTGAAGTTGTGAGGTTGTTGTTGATATGCAGACTTGCCCTGAGGGTATACCTGAAAATTACCCCATACCACTTAACCCCTCTTAACCATTCACTCACTTTCTTCTGTTACTGTGGttatagttgctgtgggtacaatTACTGTTCAGTCCTACTACAGTCAATTCCTAAAATACAACTGGTGTGACTGTACTGACGACGTGCACTAACCAGTGATTTTGCACTTATAAGAGGTGCACTTATCAGGAATCAACTGTACTACAACATTCCCTCAAAAATATGCACAATACCCATGTCTTATCCTATACGGTTGTTTAGCTGCTAGAGTTTTGGGAGAATGTCGTCCTTTGTCTGGTAATGGCGTACACCTGTCTCCTTCTCCTGGGTGTACACATTACAGTCAATGAAAGCTACCAAATATCAAAGAGCTTAAAAGTGGAATACTGAACTGAATAGAAGAGTttgggatagatagatagagtaaAAACACACTCCAATGAGAAAAGGGATTGTCCTTCATTAATGTAAACCAGTTCCAGAAGAGGGCTAAGAGCCAAAATGCTGTGGGCATTCAATAACAAGAGAGGCGGTATAAAAAccaagatgagaggaggaggaagagtacgAGGATGGGTAGGAGAGGTTCTGTGGACATTGTGATGTAACACATCTCCTCTGGTCTTCCAGGCATGGGCCATGGACGATTAGAATTCTCAACACTCCTTCGAACAATCAAATAACACACTTCAACCACCCTATTCCCCAGGGCCtgcatagggctttggtcaaaagtagtgcactacatagaggatagggtgccatttccgaCAAACCCTCACCCTGTACTAAAACCACTCTGTACTAAAACCACTTATTTCTCTTTCTTGCAGTCAAACACACAACTTGATCTTTTCTCGCATTTTTTCCCCTTGTTTGTTAGCTTTGACTCTCGGACAAGACCCAGCGTTGTTTTTCTAGCCTTAAGGATCCCCTCTAGATTGCAAATACCTGGGTTGTCCTAAAGAATATATACATGAACAGCTCGAGAGGATATTGATGGTCCATATAGATCTTCTTTTACCTTATAAGGAGTTCACTGTGCTTTTTTGTGAGACAAGGTGGCATCATGTAAGCTGGTTGTCTTCACAAGCAGAGACTTAACAAAAGGTGAGGCGTTATCTTTACAAGAAAAAGataataatttttttattttacctttattcaactaggcaagtcagttaagaacaagttcttattttcaatgacggcctaggaacagtgggttaactggtctaggaacagtgggttaactgcttgttcaggggcagaatgacagatatttaccgtgtcagctcggggattcgatcttgcaacctttcagttactagtccaacgctctaaccactaggcaacctgcctctaaccactaggctacctgcctctaaccactaggctacctgcctctaaccactaggctacctgcctctaaccactaggcaacctgcctctaaccactaggcaacctgcctctaaccactaggcaacctgcctctaaccactaggcaacctgcctctaaccactaggcaacctgcctctaaccactaggctacctgcctctaaccactaggctacctgcctctaaccactaggctacctgcctctaaccactaggctacctgcctctaaccactaggctacctgcctctaaccactaggctacctgcctctaaccactaggcaacctgcctctaaccactaggcaacctgcctctaaccactaggcaacctgcctctaaccactaggcaacctgccgcctctacactctaaccactaggcaacctgcctctaaccactaggcaacctgccgcctctacactctaactaggcaacctgccgccactaggcaacctgccgcctctacactctaaccactaggcaacctgccgcctctacactctaaccactaggcaaccttccgcctctacactctaaccactaggctacctgcctctaaccactaggcaacctgccaccCCATTTGAATGAGGGTAGAGGCTGGATGCTGGGGACCACTAGGGGGACCGGGGACCAGGGCTGATGATGACCTCACTCACGGTAGAACACGTGCACGGCCCCTTTCCCAACAGTTTGGTCTCAGACATATAAGGAAAATAagaagaggggatggaggaaATGAAAGACTTTCTTTTGGGGGCCCGGCTGgttactctctcgctctctctctctctctccttcctctaggcTGCTTAGATGTCACATTATTTGGCCATTTTAGTTCAGAGGAGTAGGAGGGTCTGCTGGAGAGATTCAGAACAAAATAGTACTTCAATCTAGGCCCTTTTCCGATTGGCCCCTCCAGCCTGCTAAAGGTACAGACCAGGCAGGACCTGAACTGGACTAAACAAGCTCTTTTACACACAGCATTGTGCTTCACCAAGGCAGATACTATATACAAGAGGAAGGACAGTACATGGAGGGTGGGGGGAGCAGTCTCTGTAGGATGGTTAGGGGGGCTGTGGTCAGGTCTCTGAGGCTTGGTGCTGGGGCAATGGTTGGGTTATAGCTGGATCAGGAGAGGGGACCGCAGAGGTGGTAAGGATTACAGctgatgggtgagagaaaaatatGGAGAGAGGGGACGGCTGGTTGGAGGCAGGGGGGCTTGACGCATGGGGCCAGGGCCCATGGAGATTGGGGCCAGGGGTGCTTGAAGCAGGAATCCAGGGCTGGGGGCTAGGGAGCACTAAGGGGGCCAAAGAGCCAGGGGGTAGGGGCTGGAGGCTGGGGTCCAGGAGGCAAGGGAATAATTGATGGATCCAGGGATGCAAGGGGGCCCAGGGCTGGATACAGGGAGACGAGGGGGCCCAGGGCTGGATACAGGGAGACGAGGGGGCCCAGGGCTGGATACAGGGAGACGAGGGGATCCAGGGCTGGATACAGGGAGACGAGGGGATCCAGGACTGGATACAGGGAGATGAGGGGATCCAGGACTGGATACAGGGAGACGAGGGGATCCAGGACTGGATACAGGAAGACGAGGGGGCCCAGGGCTGGATACAGGGAGACGAGGGGATCCAGGACTGGATACAGGGAGACGAGGGTAGAGGCTGGATGCTGGGGACCACTAGGGGGACCGGGGACCAGGGCTGATGATGACCTCACTCACGGTAGAACACGTATTCAGTGTAGCTGGTCCAGATCTTGTCGTCCGTCTGCTCGTGAGCGAAGGCGCAGGTCCCCGTGGAGTTACAGGCCACCATGTGAAACCCAGCGTCTGCCAGCTTGTCAAAGGCCTGCTCCAGGAAGGTGAATTTGAGGTAGTAGCGTGACGTGTAGCGCTCTGGGGGTCGGTCCGGGTCCCGGCTCTCGTTCAGCGTCTCCCCAAACACCTCTTTAGCCAGCGACGTCTTGCCACAGACCATAATGCGAGCAACACGTCTGAACTTGGCGTCGGTCTGGCTGTCGCGCCCCAAAGTATAGGAGCCGCGATAACCGATGGTGATGAATCCCGAGCGTTTACCGTCTCCGCTGGGGACCAGACTGGCGCAGGCGGCAGTGCCCAGCGAGGCTAGGTTGCGCCCGGTGTCGATGCCTGGTGAGGAGTCCTCCGGGTCACTCTGACACCCCTCGTCGCCCAGCGAGTTCTGCTTGCTGAGTTTGGGCGCCAGGATCTTTATGAGCTCAGGTAGGTTGAAGAACTCAGCCTCCCGCTGCAGGCGACCCCGTTCTGGGAAGTGGTCAGGGAGCACCAGCTGCTGATCTCTCATGTAGTCCAGAATATACCGGAACAGGAAACCATCTCGGTCCAGGAAGAAACGGCCCTTGGTGTCCCTCGCCAACCCTTTGGTGGATTTCCTGCTAAACATCTCCCACAGGAGAGAGTCTGGTACGCTGACGAGGGTTGAGTAGCGAGTGATGTACACCTGGCCGCCCACGTTCAGCTCTACTACCTCAGGGAAGATGACTGCTTCCTCTAAAGGAATGCTGGGGGTGTTATCGGGCAGAGCCATGGCTATGGCCGTTTGTTACAGAGAACTCTGCAACCCTACTCCTACTGTCACCTTGCTAGTGAGGTGGGGATATTTGTTTCCAAGTTATAGCCTACAACTGTACACAGCAGCTCAGAATAGGTTACTTGCGTTCAAATGAAATACATTTGAATTAAAAAAAATGAGTTTTCTGAACAAAAGGGTATTTCTGAAACCCTAAAGGTGATCAGCTGATAAAAAAGGGCTTAACTACAGCAGCGCACTATTCCTAAAAGAGCAAAGCAATCACCTAAACTGCAGTTATATCATCTCAGGCCGTTAATAGCAAAACTTGACAACACGAAGGCATCTATTCTAACTACTATTCTAAACACCTTGTGTCCATGTCCTTTACGCGTAAACCAATGGAATATCCTGAAAATTGCACCCGAGGATTAAAACAAAATATCCTACCAAAATTCGTTCACGCTTGCATTTCTCAACGAATCTTGTCTATATATGGAGAACAGTCCGGAATGGATAATAGGTCACAGCAGTCCTTGATCGTTTCCTCTTATTTCGCCCGATTGTCTTGACGCAAAAATACAAAAGGTGGAACTTCAGTACAATCCATAATTGGAGGTGTCGGTTGGAGTACGGATCAGGAATAGCCAATAAAGGAAGCAGAATTCCCAGACGAAATGCGAGCTAGAGCCGTGAACAAAAACAACTCTAGTCGTGCCATCGCCGAGGGGACGACGCTATCTGTCTTTCATTCGGTAGGTTTTCTCCTCCCGTAGTAATAGCCACTCTCTTATGCCATCCCGGAGAGCTCTGCTGCTGCAAAAAAGTACCGTAAATAATCAGCCCCGTTAAACCCCACCTACCTGCCGGTGACGCGCTCTAGCTTTGCCCCGGCCCGGGTCAGTGTTTATATTATGCAAAACTAACAGTTTCACTTACAGCTATAAACACAAAGGCAGATATTTGATTGTTTAGATGATTCATCAAATGGAATTATGAAGATGATTCATCATTTGGTGTCATGTCATTTCTGTCATGAGCCATAGAGCAAAGCAATTGAGATGTCAATTTGATTTGCAAtgtcaatttaaattaatttgtCCTTTTTGAACATCAACTGTGAATAGTATAGTCAACAGGGGTGTAAATGACCAACTAGGGGTCCTTAGAATTGTCATTAACGATCCTTATAATAAATCTCAGATCCCTATAATAAAACAGGACAGCAGCGACACCTATCGGAtataactacaactacaacaaTGGCAAATACCCAAGACTAAATACAAAACATTGAGCACTCCGTAAAAACGTTAGATATAATTTGAATTCCAAATAAATAAACATCTAAATTGCATTGTAGTTAAgatcactttattggtcaattgcacacaagGTCCAACCAAAATTTGACTTCCGCtattaacccaacccctctgaaagacacacacacatataccgtTTTTTGGAGGAGAGGTGCGGGGGCTGCCAGACTGGGTGCCCAGGGAGCTGTTGTAGTGGGGGGTTGCCTTGTCCAAGGGCACAAAAGCAAGCAATGGTatctaggatttgataccagcaaccctTTGGTAGCCTGCTCACTTCCTGACAGAATTTTCCTGTCTGACCCGGGATTAGAACAGGTAACATTCCTGCTGCTGGCTCGcctctcttaccactaggctacatgccctcACCTCTCTTACCAATAGGCTACATGCCATCACCTCTCCAACTACTAGGCTACATGCCCTCAcctctcttaccactaggctacatgccctcacctctcctaccactaggctacatgccctcACCTCTCTTACAACTAGGCTACATGCCCTCACCTCTcctaccactaggctacatgccctcacctctcctaccactaggctacatgccctcacctctcctaccactaggctacatgccctcacctctcttaccactaggctacatgccctcacctctcctaccactaggctacatgccctcacctctcctaccactaggctacatgccctcacctctcttaccactaggctgCATGCCCTCACCTCTcctaccactaggctacatgcgcTCGCCTCTCCAACCATTAGGCTACATGCCCTCGCCTTTcctaccactaggctacatgccctcGCCTCTcctaccactaggctacatgccctcacctctcttaccactaggctacatgccctcacctctcttaccactaggctacatgccctcacctctcctaccactaggctacatgccctcacctctcttaccactaggctacatgccctcacctctcttaccactaggctacatgccctcacctctcttaccactaggctacatgccctctcctctcttaccactaggctacatgccctcTCCTTTCTTACCAGTAGGCTACATGACCTCACCTCTCCAACCACTAGGTTACATGCCCTCAcctctcttaccactaggctacatgccctcACCTCTCTTACAAATAGGCTACATGCCCTCACCTCTCCAACTACTAGGCTACATGCCCTCAcctctcttaccactaggctacatgccctcACCTCTCCTACCACTAGGCTGCATGCCCTCAcctctcttaccactaggctgCATGCCCTCACCTCTcctaccactaggctacatgcgcTCGCCTCTCCAACCATTAGGCTACATGCCCTCGCCTTTcctaccactaggctacatgccctcGCCTCTcctaccactaggctacatgccctcacctctcttaccactaggctacatgccctcacctctcttaccactaggctacatgccctcacctctcctaccactaggctacatgccctcacctctcctaccactaggctacatgccctcacctctcttaccactaggctacatgccctcacctctcttaccactaggctacatgccctcacctctcttaccactaggctacatgccctctcctctcttaccactaggctacatgccctcTCCtttcttaccactaggctacatgacCTCACCTCTCCAACCACTAGGTTACATGCCCTCACCTCTcctaccactaggctacatgccctcacctctcttaccactaggctacatgccctctcctctcttaccactaggctacatgccctcTCCtttcttaccactaggctacatgacCTCACCTCTCCAACCACTAGGTTACATGCCCTCACCTCTcctaccactaggctacatgccctcacctctcttaccactaggctacatgccctctcctctcttaccactaggctacatgccctcacctctcttaccactaggctacatgccctcACCTCTCCAACCACTAGGTTACATGCCCTCacctcttaccactaggctacatgccctcacctctcttaccactaggctacatgccctcacctctcttaccactaggctacatgccctcacctctcctaccactaggctacatgccctcacctctcctaccactaggctacatgccctcctctctcttaccactaggctacatgccctcacctctcttaccactaggctacatgccctcacctctcttaccactaggctacatgccctctcctctcttaccactaggctacatgccctcTCCtttcttaccactaggctacatgacCTCACCTCTCCAACCACTAGGTTACGTGCCCTCAcctctcttaccactaggctacatgccctcacctctcttaccactaggctacatgccctctcctctcttaccactaggctacatgccctcACCTCTCCAACCACTAGGTTACATGCCCTCACCTCTcctaccactaggctacatgccctcctctctcttaccactaggctacatgccctcacctctcttaccactaggctacatgccctcacctctcttaccactaggctacatgccctctcctctcttaccactaggctacatgccctcTCCtttcttaccactaggctacatgccctcacctctccaaccactaggttacatgccctcacctctcttaccactaggctacatgccctcacctctcttaccactaggctacatgccctctcctctcttaccactaggctacatgccctcacctctccaaccactaggttacatgccctcacctctcttaccactaggctacatgccctcacctctcttaccactaggctacatgccctcacctctcttaccactaggctacatgccctcacctctccaaccactaggttacatgccctcacctctcttaccactaggctacatgccctcacctctcctaccactaggctacatgccctcACCTCTCCAACCACTAGGTTACATGCCCTCAcctctccaaccactaggctacctgccgctcgcctctccaaccactaggttacctgcctacCTGGCagctagcctagcggttagaacAAGATTTGAGCCATATCCACGTGTCTTGTTGTTTATAAGATATTTGATTTGCAATTGTACTTTAGAATAAACTGCTGGTCAATAAAATGTTGTCTGGTTGATGATTACGGCACCTTAGTAGAACAGGGAGTATTCCAATCACTCCTACAGGAGTCCCTCCTGACACACCAGTGTTCCAGCTCCTATAGGAGTCCCTCCTGACACACCAGTGTTCCAGCTCCTATAGGAGTCCCTCCTGACACACCAGTGTTCCAGCTCCTACAGGAGTCCCTCCTGACACACCAGTGTTCCAGCTCCTATAGGAGTCCCTCCTGCCACACCAGTGTTCCAGCTCCTATAGGAGTCCCTCCTGACACACCAGTGTTCCAGCTCCTACAGGAGTCCCTCCTGACACACCAGTGTTCCAGCTCCTATAGGAGTCCCTCCTGACACACCAGTGTTCCTGCTCCTATAGGAGTCCCTCCTGACACACCAGTGTTCCAGCTCCTACAGGAGTCCCTCCTGACACACCAGTGTTCCAGCTCCTATAGGAGTCCCTCCTGACACACCAGTGTTCCAGCTCCTACAGGAGTCCCTCCTGACACACCAGTGTTCCAGCTCCTATAGGAGTCCCTCCTGCCACACCAGTGTTCCAGCTCCTATAGGAGTCCCTCCTGACACACCAGTGTTCCAGCTCCTACAGGAGTCCCTCCTGACACACCAGTGTTCCAGCTCCTATAGGAGTCCCTCCTGACACACCAGTGTTCCTGCTCCTATAGGAGTCCCTCCTGACACACCAGTGTTCCAGCTCCTACAGGAGTCCCTCCTGACACACCAGTGTTCCAGCTCCTATAGGAGTCCCTCCTGCCACACCAGTGTTCCAGCTCCTATAGGAGTCCCTCCTGACACACCAGTGTTCCAGCTCCTACAGGAGTCCCTCCTGACACACCAGTGTTCCAGCTCCTATAGGAGTCCCTCCTGACACACCAGTGTTCCAGCTCCTACAGGAGTCCCTCCTGACACACCAGTGTTCCAGCTCCTATAGGAGTCCCTCCTGACACACCAGTGTTCCAGCTCCTATAGGAGTCCCTCCTGACACACCAGTGTTCCAGCTCCTATAGGAGTCCCTCCTGCCACACCAGTGTTCCAGCTCCTATAGGAGTCCCTCCTGCCACACCAGTGTTCCAGCTCCTATAGGAGTTCCTCCTGACACACCAGTGTTCCAGCTCCTATAGGAGTCCCTCctatagtattcagaccccttgactttatccataTTTTgtgatgttacagccttattataaaaatgattaaatagttttcttccccctcaacaatctacacacacattttttgttgttgaaattttggtaaatgtattaaaacttaaacttaaatatcacatttacagaagtattcagaccctttactcagtactttgttgaagcacctttaacAACAATTCCAGCCTTGAGTTTTCTTGGGTTTGACTcgaaaagcttggcacacctgtatttggggagttttcaggtctctccagagatgtttgattgggttcactcaaggacattcagaaacttgtccccaagccactcctgtgttgtcttggctgtgtgcttagggtccttgtcttgttggaaggtgaaccttcgccacattctgaaatcctgagcgctctggagcaggttttcatcaaggatctctcgatccgttcatcttttcctcgatcccgactagtctccctgtccctgccgctgaaaaacatctccacagcatgatgatgccaccaacatacttcaccgtagggatggtgccaagtttcctccagaagtgacggtTGACTACTGCAGAAAGAGAAAGGAGTCACGTCTATTGACTAATGCAGTAAGAACGAGGAGTCATGTCTATTGACTACTgcagtaagagagagagtggagtcaTGTCTATTGACTAATGCAGTAAGAGGGGAGTCATGTCTATTGACTACTGCAGTAAGAGAGGAGTCATGTCTATTGACTACTGCAGTAAGAGAGAGGAGTCATGTCTATTGACTAATGCAGTACGAGGGGAGTCATGT
The Oncorhynchus mykiss isolate Arlee chromosome 31, USDA_OmykA_1.1, whole genome shotgun sequence genome window above contains:
- the LOC110504563 gene encoding BTB/POZ domain-containing protein KCTD12 produces the protein MALPDNTPSIPLEEAVIFPEVVELNVGGQVYITRYSTLVSVPDSLLWEMFSRKSTKGLARDTKGRFFLDRDGFLFRYILDYMRDQQLVLPDHFPERGRLQREAEFFNLPELIKILAPKLSKQNSLGDEGCQSDPEDSSPGIDTGRNLASLGTAACASLVPSGDGKRSGFITIGYRGSYTLGRDSQTDAKFRRVARIMVCGKTSLAKEVFGETLNESRDPDRPPERYTSRYYLKFTFLEQAFDKLADAGFHMVACNSTGTCAFAHEQTDDKIWTSYTEYVFYRE